A genomic window from Candidatus Thiocaldithrix dubininis includes:
- a CDS encoding IS982 family transposase gives MLTRLFCEIDDFCQGFLPHWKASVLEPPTTRPKRNRPCGLSLSEVMTIWVHYHQSGYHTFKWYYLKHVQVYLKSAFPQLPSYQRFIERVPDVLVPLTRFMQSRCEASRGIAFIDSTPLRVCDNIRIPRHKTFANTAGRGKSSTGWFYGFKLHLVVNDQGGIVSFALSAGNVDDRQPVPTLMKSVVGKVFGDAGYLSQALAQQLAQQGIEWITSLRKNMKQVVRSTFDQLLLRKRFIIETINDQLKNQSQIEHSRHRSLPHYVAHVIAGLIAYSYQAKKPSLNLNINALAIL, from the coding sequence ATGTTAACACGACTGTTCTGCGAGATAGATGATTTTTGCCAAGGCTTTTTACCGCATTGGAAAGCGAGTGTATTAGAACCCCCGACCACCCGCCCAAAGCGGAATCGTCCGTGTGGTTTAAGTCTGAGTGAAGTGATGACGATTTGGGTACATTACCATCAATCAGGCTATCACACCTTCAAGTGGTATTACCTCAAACATGTTCAAGTCTATTTGAAGTCGGCTTTTCCTCAGTTGCCCAGTTATCAACGGTTTATTGAGCGCGTTCCCGATGTATTAGTGCCGCTGACGCGGTTCATGCAATCCCGCTGTGAAGCCAGTCGCGGAATTGCCTTCATTGACTCCACCCCCTTACGCGTCTGTGACAATATTCGGATTCCCCGTCATAAGACCTTTGCCAATACCGCAGGACGAGGGAAGTCATCCACCGGCTGGTTCTATGGCTTCAAGCTGCATCTCGTGGTGAATGATCAAGGTGGTATCGTGTCCTTTGCCTTAAGTGCGGGTAATGTCGATGATCGCCAACCCGTTCCCACCCTGATGAAATCCGTGGTTGGCAAAGTCTTTGGGGATGCAGGCTATCTCTCTCAGGCATTGGCTCAACAACTCGCTCAGCAAGGCATTGAATGGATTACCTCGTTACGGAAAAATATGAAACAGGTCGTGCGTTCTACTTTCGATCAATTGCTCTTGCGTAAGCGTTTTATCATCGAAACCATTAACGATCAGTTGAAAAATCAATCGCAAATTGAGCATTCTCGCCATCGTTCACTGCCTCATTATGTCGCTCATGTCATCGCCGGGCTTATTGCGTATTCCTATCAAGCGAAGAAACCCTCATTGAACTTAAATATCAATGCGTTAGCCATACTCTAA
- a CDS encoding arginyltransferase: MGFITDKNMTLYITVAHACSYIEDQLAVNLLVDPAYPMRAHLYAHLLDNGFRRSGGDVYRPHCKLCNACVSTRIPVTEFQASRSQKRNLKQNQDIEVRYNRDGFKPEYEPLYRRYVHTRHCGGGMDTDESDAFKNFLVAGWCSTTFIEFWLKDSLVGVATTDELSTGLSLVYTFYDPILANQRGLGTFAILTQIAYAQQLGLPYVYPGYWIEQSQKMSYKIRFQPIEGYINGQWSRIK, encoded by the coding sequence ATGGGCTTTATAACCGATAAAAATATGACACTTTATATTACGGTTGCCCATGCTTGTTCTTATATTGAGGATCAATTAGCAGTTAATTTATTAGTTGATCCTGCCTATCCTATGCGGGCGCATTTATATGCACATTTGTTAGACAATGGATTTCGGCGTAGTGGCGGGGATGTGTATCGGCCACATTGCAAACTGTGTAATGCGTGTGTGTCAACGCGTATTCCAGTTACTGAATTTCAAGCGAGTCGTTCGCAGAAGCGTAATCTAAAACAAAATCAAGATATTGAGGTTCGTTATAACCGCGATGGCTTTAAGCCAGAATATGAACCTTTGTACCGCCGTTATGTGCATACGCGGCATTGTGGCGGTGGCATGGATACCGATGAATCGGATGCCTTTAAGAATTTTTTAGTGGCAGGTTGGTGTTCAACAACTTTTATTGAATTTTGGTTAAAAGACTCATTGGTAGGGGTTGCAACTACAGATGAGCTGTCCACAGGCTTGTCGTTAGTTTATACCTTTTATGACCCGATATTAGCCAATCAACGAGGTTTAGGCACGTTTGCTATTTTGACGCAAATTGCGTATGCCCAACAGTTGGGCTTGCCTTATGTGTATCCGGGGTATTGGATTGAGCAAAGCCAAAAAATGAGTTACAAAATCCGCTTCCAGCCCATTGAAGGTTATATTAATGGGCAATGGTCGCGGATTAAATAA
- a CDS encoding 3'-5' exonuclease — protein sequence MNTLVFDIETIPDIEGGRKLYDLGDLDADGVAKAMFHLRYQKTGTEFLAHYLQRIVAISVTFRGRGDEFKVWSLGDEKSDEKEILQRFFDGIERYTPTLVSWNGSGFDLPVIHYRAMLHKLSAARYWDMGEEDQSFKWNNYISRYHTRHTDLMDLLALYSGKASAPLDELASLYGFPGKMGMSGAKVWDAYQAGQIQDIRHYCETDVLNTWLVYLRFQLMRGHITIEKYQTESELVRTALKQSGKPHLLAFEAAWDINA from the coding sequence GTGAATACATTAGTCTTTGATATTGAAACGATTCCCGATATTGAAGGTGGTAGAAAATTATATGATTTAGGGGATTTAGATGCTGATGGTGTGGCAAAAGCCATGTTTCATTTGCGTTATCAAAAGACAGGTACAGAATTCTTAGCGCATTATTTACAGCGCATTGTTGCAATTTCAGTCACATTTCGCGGTCGCGGCGATGAATTTAAGGTCTGGAGTTTAGGCGATGAAAAGTCGGATGAAAAAGAAATTCTGCAACGGTTTTTTGATGGGATCGAACGCTATACACCGACCCTAGTCTCTTGGAATGGCAGTGGCTTTGATTTGCCTGTGATTCACTACCGCGCTATGTTGCATAAGTTAAGCGCCGCCCGTTATTGGGATATGGGCGAAGAAGATCAAAGCTTTAAATGGAATAATTACATTAGCCGTTACCATACCCGCCATACCGATCTAATGGACTTGTTAGCTCTCTATTCGGGTAAAGCCAGTGCGCCTTTGGATGAGTTAGCCAGCTTGTATGGGTTTCCGGGGAAAATGGGTATGAGCGGGGCAAAAGTGTGGGATGCCTATCAAGCGGGTCAGATTCAAGACATTCGGCATTACTGTGAAACGGATGTTCTTAATACATGGTTAGTCTATTTGCGTTTTCAATTAATGCGTGGGCATATTACTATTGAAAAATATCAAACGGAGAGCGAGTTGGTCAGAACTGCTTTAAAACAATCTGGCAAACCGCATTTGCTCGCTTTTGAAGCAGCATGGGATATTAATGCTTGA
- a CDS encoding glycosyltransferase has protein sequence MKKIAIIIPELARPGGAEKVAFDLMQEFNRRNYAVTVIRFDKLDPSETAYEVQGEDKHLNIPNRQGGVWVQMHLLLLRAWCFWRIFHKEKFDHIFSFLEAANIPCAIASSKSVLSVHLDPNTMTRKIWLAMTLLYPRAKRVVAVSQQMRVSLEQRAKLNNVKCIYNPIDIQLIQQKATMPIMSITRKFILGVGRLELQKRFDRLVTAYANTRLKQECDLILVGSGSQANHLRKQIQELGLDDKILLIGFDDNPYKYMAKAQFQVMSSDYEGYPLVLIEALSLGCPIISTDCPTGPREIIQPYLNGLLVELTSEALTQAMDQLYYDKVLLNQLRNNALASVSANHIQLIADEWLAA, from the coding sequence ATGAAAAAAATTGCTATTATTATTCCTGAACTGGCTAGACCCGGTGGGGCAGAAAAAGTAGCGTTTGATTTGATGCAGGAATTTAATCGTCGCAATTATGCAGTAACAGTCATTCGTTTTGATAAACTTGATCCGAGTGAAACGGCTTATGAAGTTCAAGGTGAAGATAAACATTTAAATATCCCCAATCGCCAAGGGGGGGTATGGGTACAAATGCATTTATTGTTATTACGTGCTTGGTGTTTTTGGCGTATTTTTCACAAAGAAAAATTTGATCATATCTTTTCATTTTTAGAAGCAGCCAATATTCCCTGCGCCATTGCCAGTTCTAAGTCGGTATTATCAGTGCATTTAGATCCCAATACCATGACGCGCAAAATATGGTTAGCTATGACTTTATTATATCCACGCGCTAAGCGGGTTGTTGCGGTTTCTCAACAAATGCGAGTTAGCTTAGAGCAACGTGCTAAATTAAATAATGTTAAATGTATTTATAATCCAATTGATATTCAATTGATTCAACAAAAAGCTACCATGCCAATCATGTCTATTACAAGAAAATTCATTTTAGGAGTAGGTCGTTTAGAATTGCAAAAACGCTTTGATCGCTTAGTTACAGCTTATGCCAATACCCGCCTAAAACAAGAATGTGATTTAATTCTGGTAGGTTCTGGTAGTCAAGCTAATCATTTACGGAAACAAATTCAAGAATTGGGTTTAGACGATAAAATTCTTTTAATAGGTTTTGATGATAATCCATATAAATATATGGCAAAAGCTCAATTTCAGGTCATGAGCAGTGATTACGAAGGTTATCCATTGGTTTTAATTGAGGCTTTATCTTTAGGCTGTCCTATTATTTCCACCGATTGTCCAACGGGGCCACGCGAAATTATTCAACCTTATCTAAACGGTTTATTAGTCGAACTAACTTCGGAGGCTTTAACGCAAGCAATGGATCAGCTTTATTACGATAAAGTTTTATTGAATCAATTAAGGAATAATGCACTTGCTTCGGTTAGTGCTAATCATATTCAATTGATTGCTGATGAATGGTTGGCTGCTTAA
- a CDS encoding Crp/Fnr family transcriptional regulator gives MSNVRGKGQCRSCHIRHLSIFAQLPEQKLIDIQSFQPLVMGYDPTETIYHQGANASTAYTLRKGLVKLLKVLPNGRTQIVRVIREGELFGFDGFAGDTYNHTAIPLTEIEVCRLPLAELLDLKRQNPEIENAMMKRWVQHLREAEDMMVELGAKKAAERLASFLIRWCTSSNATNTWIELPLSRGEMGELLGLTIETVSRFLSEWKRQGFITEQRGAIQICDVAALRKAACSNGSC, from the coding sequence ATGTCTAATGTGCGAGGCAAGGGGCAGTGTCGTTCCTGTCATATTCGGCATTTAAGCATTTTTGCACAATTACCCGAACAAAAATTAATCGATATTCAAAGTTTTCAGCCGTTAGTGATGGGTTACGACCCCACGGAAACGATTTATCACCAAGGCGCTAATGCATCAACCGCCTATACCTTGCGTAAAGGCTTAGTTAAGTTATTGAAAGTTTTGCCTAATGGGCGTACCCAAATTGTGCGTGTGATTCGTGAGGGCGAATTATTTGGCTTTGATGGTTTTGCAGGCGATACTTATAACCATACGGCGATTCCTTTAACCGAAATTGAAGTGTGTCGCTTGCCATTAGCCGAGTTATTGGATTTGAAGCGACAAAATCCTGAAATTGAAAATGCCATGATGAAGCGCTGGGTGCAGCATTTGCGCGAGGCGGAAGATATGATGGTGGAATTAGGCGCAAAAAAAGCGGCGGAACGTTTGGCGTCATTTTTGATTCGTTGGTGTACCAGTAGTAACGCGACCAATACTTGGATTGAATTGCCTTTATCACGCGGTGAAATGGGTGAGCTATTAGGCTTAACGATTGAAACCGTTAGCCGCTTTTTATCAGAATGGAAGCGACAAGGTTTTATTACTGAACAGCGCGGTGCTATTCAAATTTGCGATGTGGCAGCTTTGCGTAAAGCAGCTTGTTCTAATGGTAGTTGTTAA
- a CDS encoding response regulator, with amino-acid sequence MSYHPTMNYAPTVFIVDDDPAVRDSLRWLLESMRLKVITFDSAEAFLKFYNIHMIGCLVLDVRMPGMSGLQLQQYLTKQKYCLPIIFITGHGDIPMAVRAMQSGALFFLEKPFEDQILLDYVNEALVLDKNNQQARIRLTTTQARIANLTEREREVLDLVTNNHSNKEIAEKLGVSIKTVEFHRSHMMEKMHAQSLIDLVNMLREVELAGKWGDAPSY; translated from the coding sequence ATGAGTTATCATCCTACTATGAATTATGCGCCAACAGTGTTTATTGTTGATGATGACCCTGCGGTACGGGATTCTTTGCGTTGGCTATTAGAATCTATGCGTCTCAAGGTCATTACCTTTGATTCAGCCGAAGCCTTTTTAAAGTTTTATAATATTCACATGATTGGCTGTTTGGTGTTAGATGTACGTATGCCGGGTATGAGCGGTTTACAACTGCAACAGTATTTAACCAAACAAAAATATTGTTTACCGATTATTTTTATCACAGGTCATGGTGATATACCGATGGCCGTGCGGGCTATGCAATCAGGTGCATTATTCTTCTTAGAAAAACCATTTGAAGACCAAATCTTATTAGATTATGTCAACGAAGCTTTGGTATTAGATAAAAATAATCAACAAGCTCGCATTCGCTTAACCACCACGCAAGCGCGCATTGCGAATTTGACAGAACGCGAACGTGAAGTATTAGATCTAGTGACCAACAATCATTCTAATAAAGAGATTGCGGAAAAGTTGGGCGTGAGTATTAAAACGGTTGAGTTTCACCGTTCACATATGATGGAAAAAATGCACGCACAATCCTTAATCGACTTAGTGAATATGCTGCGTGAAGTGGAATTAGCCGGTAAATGGGGCGATGCGCCTTCGTATTAA
- a CDS encoding ATP-binding protein gives MPYVELRLITELDHNLNLVNVNKIQIEQVLINMLQNAMDAMQEAGTLNTGTLRVRTQAEFNHSLRVLVVDEGTGLAPDFANNIFRPFYTSKQNGMGMGLSISRSIIEAHGGKLEAFNNRHKGATFSFTLPLEGSALL, from the coding sequence ATGCCTTACGTCGAACTCAGGTTAATTACAGAATTAGATCACAATCTGAATTTGGTTAATGTTAATAAAATTCAGATTGAGCAAGTCTTAATTAATATGTTGCAAAACGCAATGGATGCTATGCAAGAAGCTGGTACATTAAATACTGGTACATTGCGCGTTCGTACCCAAGCCGAATTTAATCATTCATTACGCGTGTTAGTGGTCGATGAAGGCACGGGGTTAGCTCCCGATTTTGCCAATAATATTTTTCGCCCATTTTATACAAGTAAACAAAATGGTATGGGTATGGGATTATCAATTAGTCGTTCTATTATTGAAGCGCATGGTGGTAAATTAGAAGCGTTTAATAATCGTCATAAAGGAGCGACCTTTAGTTTTACTTTGCCATTAGAAGGATCAGCCTTACTATGA
- a CDS encoding oligosaccharide flippase family protein → MLKHGFFYLFAKLTPLLASFILLAVYTRFLTVEDYGLFTTIQAIAYSISGFMFSWFYVGLMRFWSDNSLNEIKLKALVNSVLLIIILLVLICLGLWAFMSQQIYIAVYCGLLFASAACYEAFQRINAMESHSQLYLQAEIRRTILLVLLGLAFIALNYSWQGALFAIFLSNLLVLWQQKFFLNQLKFGLLFDKILLSKILHYGLPLSFSLIFLETIPVIDRLLLAELLDLKAVGQFAIAYNLPNQILMILASSINLAAYPSIIKILETQGEFAAKQKLENYLILLLAVLLPALLGLQVIAVDLYPLLMGKEFVTISLELLPLANLTVFLFILYVFYVSLAFQLAKSIKPSLGLVAAAALLSLVANIGLIPSFNIEGVFIANSLAYVLCLIGGYMIGTRYFPLPLPLIDILKILLASTLMYLILQMFSIEFMPVVNMLIKIVLGALCYGFLVYLFNIAQARQKLRIMMAHYLPRYKYLGHLFS, encoded by the coding sequence ATGTTAAAACATGGTTTCTTTTATTTATTCGCTAAATTAACACCATTACTTGCAAGTTTTATCTTGCTAGCGGTTTATACGCGGTTTTTAACCGTAGAAGATTACGGCTTATTTACTACTATACAGGCGATTGCTTATAGTATTAGTGGTTTTATGTTTAGTTGGTTTTATGTAGGCTTGATGCGTTTTTGGAGCGATAATAGTTTAAATGAGATAAAGTTAAAAGCGTTAGTTAATAGTGTGTTGCTTATTATAATTCTACTGGTGTTAATTTGTTTAGGGTTGTGGGCTTTTATGAGTCAGCAGATTTATATCGCTGTATATTGTGGCTTACTATTTGCGAGTGCAGCTTGTTATGAAGCCTTTCAACGAATCAATGCGATGGAAAGTCATTCTCAACTGTATTTGCAGGCTGAAATTAGGCGCACGATTTTATTAGTGCTATTAGGCTTGGCGTTTATTGCTCTGAACTATAGTTGGCAAGGCGCATTATTTGCGATTTTTCTATCAAACTTATTGGTTTTATGGCAGCAAAAGTTCTTTTTGAACCAACTAAAATTCGGCTTGTTATTTGATAAAATATTGCTAAGCAAAATATTACACTATGGTTTGCCATTAAGTTTTAGTTTGATTTTTTTAGAAACAATTCCTGTGATTGATCGTTTATTGCTTGCTGAATTACTAGATCTGAAAGCCGTCGGGCAGTTTGCCATTGCTTATAATCTGCCGAACCAAATTTTAATGATTTTAGCCAGTTCTATTAATTTAGCAGCTTATCCCAGTATTATTAAAATATTAGAAACACAAGGCGAGTTTGCGGCTAAGCAAAAATTAGAAAATTACTTAATTTTATTATTGGCAGTGTTGCTGCCAGCCCTATTAGGTTTACAAGTCATTGCTGTTGATTTATATCCGCTATTAATGGGAAAAGAATTTGTAACGATAAGTTTAGAATTGTTACCCTTAGCTAACCTGACAGTTTTTTTATTTATTTTATACGTTTTTTATGTATCGTTAGCTTTTCAATTAGCTAAATCCATTAAGCCCTCTTTAGGTCTCGTTGCTGCCGCTGCTCTTTTAAGTTTAGTGGCAAATATAGGGTTAATTCCAAGTTTTAATATTGAAGGAGTCTTCATTGCTAATAGTTTGGCTTATGTTCTCTGTTTAATCGGTGGCTATATGATTGGGACTCGCTATTTTCCTTTACCCTTACCGTTAATAGACATTCTGAAAATACTGTTGGCGAGTACTTTAATGTATCTAATCTTGCAAATGTTTTCTATAGAGTTTATGCCTGTTGTAAATATGCTAATAAAAATTGTGTTGGGGGCATTATGCTATGGATTTTTGGTTTACTTATTTAATATTGCGCAGGCTAGGCAAAAATTAAGAATAATGATGGCACATTATCTACCACGTTATAAATACTTAGGGCATTTGTTTAGCTAA